In the genome of Flavivirga spongiicola, one region contains:
- a CDS encoding FecR family protein, with protein MNQEKEFLKIAKLIASELSGEINDEDHQYLHNWLNESEQNRGIYNEIKKDGWYASNIKSIQEYKIKEGWNKINPRIHSISKTKIRKLPPNIWRYAAAAIFVGILATGYFFREHFFESPSEITPIIVNSNIEPGTSKAILTLEDGSVVELEKGNAFKTKSANSNGDQIIYKTGKQNSAKIVYNYLTIPRGGQFHVVLSDGTEVWLNSESQLKYPVAFTEGKAREVELVYGEAYFDVSSSSNHKGSIFKVFNQSQEVEVLGTEFNIKAYKDESNVYTTLVEGSVAVGTSVLRQSLVPNQQSNLDIKTNSITVKEVDVKAETSWKNGTFSFIDKPLKDIMKVVSRWYDVDVIFVNKELEKVEFIGILDKQQSIDEVLSIIKSTSMNDYEIKDKTIILK; from the coding sequence ATGAATCAGGAGAAAGAATTTTTAAAAATAGCAAAGCTTATTGCTAGTGAATTAAGTGGGGAAATTAATGATGAAGATCATCAATATCTTCACAATTGGTTAAATGAATCTGAGCAGAATAGAGGTATTTATAATGAAATTAAAAAAGATGGTTGGTATGCTTCAAATATAAAATCTATTCAAGAATATAAAATAAAAGAAGGTTGGAATAAAATTAATCCGAGGATTCATTCTATATCTAAAACTAAAATTAGAAAACTACCACCAAATATTTGGAGATATGCAGCAGCCGCAATTTTTGTGGGTATTTTGGCAACGGGTTATTTTTTTAGAGAGCATTTCTTCGAAAGCCCTTCAGAGATTACCCCAATAATTGTAAATAGTAATATAGAGCCGGGTACAAGTAAAGCTATATTAACCTTAGAAGATGGTTCGGTTGTAGAATTAGAGAAAGGTAATGCTTTTAAAACTAAAAGTGCCAATAGTAATGGAGACCAAATCATATACAAGACTGGAAAACAAAACTCAGCTAAAATTGTCTATAACTATTTAACTATTCCAAGAGGAGGCCAATTTCATGTTGTTTTATCAGATGGTACAGAAGTATGGTTAAACTCTGAATCTCAACTAAAGTATCCTGTAGCATTTACAGAGGGCAAAGCGCGTGAGGTTGAGCTAGTTTATGGAGAGGCCTATTTTGATGTGTCGTCTAGTTCTAATCATAAGGGGTCAATATTTAAGGTATTCAATCAATCTCAAGAAGTTGAAGTATTAGGAACAGAATTTAATATAAAGGCCTATAAAGATGAATCAAATGTTTATACCACACTAGTTGAGGGTAGCGTAGCAGTAGGTACTAGTGTTTTAAGGCAAAGTTTAGTGCCAAATCAACAATCTAATTTAGACATTAAGACCAACAGTATTACAGTTAAAGAAGTTGATGTAAAAGCTGAAACTTCATGGAAAAATGGAACTTTTAGTTTTATAGATAAGCCGCTAAAAGACATTATGAAAGTGGTATCTAGATGGTATGATGTTGATGTGATTTTTGTAAACAAAGAGCTGGAGAAGGTTGAGTTTATTGGTATTTTAGATAAACAACAAAGTATTGATGAAGTTTTATCAATTATAAAATCTACTTCAATGAATGATTATGAAATAAAAGATAAAACAATAATATTAAAATAG
- a CDS encoding RNA polymerase sigma factor: MLSSQNIIVDIKQGNKDSFKEFFDDFYPILCSFANKFLKNPNQSKDAAQEALVKFWEKRKEFDDIQGVKSFLYVVVKNNCLNVLKKSKNNVDLSLLKELESESFFKKNIINQETFMIVRNAINKLPSRQKEIIELSLRGLKNPEIATQLEISPHTVHTAKKNAYRKLREILKDKYYLLLLI, from the coding sequence ATGCTCTCATCTCAAAATATTATAGTCGATATAAAACAAGGAAATAAAGATTCCTTTAAAGAATTCTTTGATGACTTCTACCCTATTTTGTGTTCGTTTGCAAACAAGTTTTTGAAAAACCCAAATCAAAGTAAGGATGCAGCACAAGAGGCTCTTGTAAAGTTTTGGGAAAAACGAAAAGAGTTTGATGACATACAAGGCGTAAAAAGTTTTTTATATGTTGTTGTAAAAAACAATTGCCTAAACGTTTTAAAGAAATCAAAAAACAATGTGGATCTATCTTTATTGAAAGAACTGGAATCTGAATCTTTCTTTAAGAAAAATATTATCAATCAGGAGACATTTATGATTGTTAGGAATGCAATAAATAAATTACCCAGCCGTCAAAAAGAAATCATTGAGCTTTCTTTGCGTGGTTTAAAAAACCCTGAAATAGCCACTCAATTAGAAATCTCTCCACATACTGTTCACACAGCCAAAAAAAATGCATATCGCAAATTGAGGGAAATACTTAAAGATAAATATTATCTATTATTATTGATTTAG
- a CDS encoding sensor histidine kinase, translating to MKLLLKLKKHQYTWTISLMSIGLFFIVYTALTNKIETVTEELISEIVKSDLIAKQNVIALEFERLDTYLIEASKILNSNKELSPQEYFEKLELVADIAATNVHINKSWAFSGLAESVSITYFDTINAHYNIRIKSYVEGQIKNRFSENGSPIFHINDNVYLRKTTHISLPNGRFVGFSYDIDLLKFWEYYSQKYVPGGSYTVLTTKEGICILHPEVKYIGREIDFFFKGVDRSAILDNINVQNSDNLIKTQLISEYLGLEVLRFYKALNNVDQVLILGESFPVDIKLKESMESTQRYFTWISVSVLGTFILVLVLSRLQLTSDYNKNLKVTKEREQLRASNEKFQRKNAVLQLQQLKKKMNPHFLFNSLNSLHVLIESNPDLSQEFVLKLANVYRYVLAENEGNLAWVKNELEFMEQYFFLQQIRFKGSLFMELKGLDNVRALQKKIPLLSLQTLLENAIKHNSFTKNKPLQISIEIQDEQLIVSNNYNPRKKYEEKSHKIGLKYIKNSYEYYGVSTFYTEINNNNFSCYLPLLP from the coding sequence ATGAAGCTCCTTTTAAAATTAAAAAAGCATCAGTATACTTGGACTATAAGTTTAATGTCAATTGGTCTCTTTTTTATAGTATATACGGCCTTAACAAATAAAATTGAAACGGTTACCGAAGAATTGATTAGCGAAATTGTAAAAAGCGATTTAATTGCCAAACAAAATGTTATTGCATTAGAATTTGAACGTTTGGATACTTACCTCATAGAAGCCTCTAAAATTTTAAATAGTAACAAGGAATTAAGTCCTCAGGAATATTTTGAAAAGTTAGAATTAGTAGCAGATATTGCTGCGACAAATGTACATATAAACAAATCTTGGGCTTTTTCTGGTTTAGCTGAGAGTGTGTCTATTACTTATTTCGATACCATAAACGCCCATTATAATATTCGAATTAAATCGTATGTAGAAGGACAAATAAAAAACCGATTTAGTGAAAATGGTTCTCCAATTTTTCATATAAATGATAACGTATATTTGCGAAAAACGACGCATATATCTTTGCCCAATGGTCGTTTTGTTGGCTTTTCGTATGATATCGATTTGTTGAAATTCTGGGAATATTATTCTCAAAAATATGTTCCTGGAGGAAGTTATACAGTACTTACAACAAAAGAAGGGATATGCATACTACATCCAGAAGTTAAATATATAGGTAGAGAAATTGATTTTTTTTTTAAAGGTGTAGATAGAAGTGCTATTCTTGATAATATAAATGTACAGAACAGCGATAACCTAATTAAAACACAACTCATTTCTGAATATTTAGGATTAGAAGTGTTGCGTTTCTATAAAGCATTAAATAACGTCGACCAGGTTTTAATTTTAGGAGAGAGTTTTCCTGTAGATATTAAACTGAAGGAGTCTATGGAAAGTACGCAACGCTACTTTACATGGATTAGTGTTTCTGTTCTAGGTACTTTTATATTAGTATTGGTTTTGTCGAGATTACAACTAACCAGTGATTATAACAAGAATTTAAAGGTAACTAAAGAAAGGGAGCAGCTACGAGCGAGCAACGAGAAATTTCAAAGAAAGAATGCGGTACTTCAGTTACAACAACTCAAGAAAAAAATGAATCCTCATTTTTTATTTAACAGTTTAAATTCCTTGCATGTACTTATAGAAAGCAACCCAGATTTATCTCAAGAGTTTGTGCTTAAATTAGCCAATGTTTATCGTTATGTACTGGCAGAAAATGAAGGTAATTTGGCATGGGTAAAAAATGAGCTCGAGTTTATGGAGCAGTATTTTTTCTTGCAGCAAATACGATTTAAAGGCAGCTTATTTATGGAACTTAAAGGCCTCGATAATGTTAGGGCATTACAAAAAAAGATTCCGTTGCTCTCTTTACAAACATTATTAGAAAACGCAATAAAACATAATAGTTTTACAAAAAATAAACCTTTACAAATTTCCATCGAAATTCAAGACGAGCAGCTCATTGTGAGCAATAATTATAATCCTCGAAAAAAATATGAAGAAAAAAGCCATAAAATAGGTCTTAAATATATTAAAAACAGTTACGAATACTACGGTGTAAGCACTTTTTATACAGAAATTAACAATAATAATTTCAGTTGTTATTTACCTTTGCTGCCTTAA
- a CDS encoding zinc-dependent metalloprotease, producing MKCTFLERKYVLEIIVVLLIMLGGEISAQQSDNKDTTADLLDSNIAYADIIKESTKQSGFFNVYQHKKDIYFEIPDLMLATDILLVNKISQVPLSLNGHGLNKGMTYETKVIRFYKDTLLNKVWVKTINPQVKSPKDDAITKSVKDNFGESNIEVFEIETFNTDSTATLIKVNKVFNGKEKSFTDVLSNTGLGGSISSKLSKIEQIKAFPENIVIKSTMSTSVSEGGGPSLALSLGLTINMVLLPKEVMTPRFADPRIGYFSTPMSYYNDEQQQVENKRLITRWRLEPKEDDKAKYLRGELVEPKKPIVYYVDPATPKKWRPFIMQGVRDWQIAFEKAGFKNAIQVKFPSEDDKDFDGDDVRYSMITYAASESQNAMGPSIVDPRSGEILEADIIWWHNVMRSLHKWMRVQTGAIDEKARKNIFEDDYMGEAIRFVSSHEVGHTFGLKHNMGASNAYPVESLRSASFTSKMGGTAPSIMDYARFNYVAQPEDKIVEITPKIGAYDTYAINWGYRWLASSNPKQEEKLLNTWIRDNENDPVYFYGEQQPSGHVVDPRSQSEDLGDDAMLASEYGLLNLKRILPHIIEWTAEEGEDYYEASKLYKAIIDQWELYNGHVMANIGGVYLNNAVYSDGKKSYEAVPSKIQREALEYIIDNAIKPQKWLFSPELFHTVYAVRDAPDGPRYYSSLSMLRSSQLRVMHNLLKTDRLMRLAENELLEKPQGFTSENIFNTLYESIFDRTINGKSLSVYDRMTQKNYVDVLCSGSNELLKKSKKKKENINTNFKYVHYSYLPRATDAASLKRGALVNILQLLEKKKNKGDVITKTHYADLIYRIQYNLNN from the coding sequence ATGAAGTGTACTTTCTTAGAACGTAAATATGTTCTTGAAATAATTGTGGTTTTACTAATAATGTTGGGAGGAGAAATCTCTGCACAGCAATCGGATAATAAAGATACAACGGCTGATTTGTTGGATAGCAATATTGCCTATGCCGATATCATTAAAGAGTCCACAAAGCAAAGTGGTTTTTTTAATGTGTATCAGCATAAAAAGGATATTTATTTTGAAATTCCAGATCTCATGCTTGCTACAGATATTTTATTGGTAAATAAAATATCACAAGTGCCTTTAAGTTTAAACGGTCATGGTTTAAATAAAGGAATGACTTACGAAACCAAAGTCATTCGATTTTATAAGGACACCTTATTAAATAAAGTATGGGTAAAAACAATTAACCCTCAGGTTAAATCTCCAAAAGATGATGCGATCACTAAATCGGTGAAAGATAATTTTGGAGAGTCGAATATTGAAGTGTTCGAGATAGAAACTTTCAATACCGATTCTACAGCAACCTTAATTAAGGTGAATAAAGTCTTTAACGGAAAAGAAAAGAGTTTTACTGACGTGCTGTCCAATACAGGACTAGGTGGTAGTATATCTTCTAAACTATCTAAAATTGAGCAGATAAAAGCTTTTCCAGAAAACATAGTAATAAAATCAACGATGTCTACTTCGGTATCTGAAGGTGGCGGGCCATCATTAGCCTTGTCTTTAGGCCTAACGATTAATATGGTCTTATTACCCAAAGAAGTCATGACTCCAAGATTTGCCGATCCGCGTATCGGGTATTTTAGTACACCTATGTCTTATTACAATGATGAGCAACAGCAAGTCGAAAACAAACGTCTTATTACACGCTGGCGATTAGAGCCTAAAGAAGACGATAAGGCGAAATACTTAAGAGGGGAATTAGTTGAACCAAAAAAGCCGATAGTTTATTATGTAGATCCAGCAACACCTAAAAAGTGGCGTCCTTTTATAATGCAAGGCGTTAGAGATTGGCAAATTGCTTTCGAAAAGGCAGGGTTTAAAAATGCGATACAGGTTAAGTTTCCTTCCGAGGATGATAAAGATTTCGATGGCGACGATGTGCGCTATTCAATGATTACCTATGCGGCATCTGAATCTCAAAATGCAATGGGTCCCTCTATTGTTGACCCTAGAAGCGGCGAAATATTGGAAGCCGATATTATTTGGTGGCATAACGTCATGAGATCTTTACATAAATGGATGCGCGTACAAACTGGTGCCATAGACGAAAAGGCTCGGAAAAATATTTTTGAAGACGATTATATGGGCGAAGCTATTCGGTTTGTATCCTCGCATGAGGTCGGACATACTTTTGGTTTAAAGCATAATATGGGCGCGTCGAATGCCTATCCCGTAGAGTCCTTACGTTCGGCAAGTTTCACCTCTAAAATGGGTGGTACTGCACCTTCTATTATGGATTATGCGCGTTTTAATTATGTGGCACAACCCGAAGATAAAATAGTGGAAATTACACCAAAAATTGGAGCTTACGATACTTATGCTATTAACTGGGGCTATCGCTGGTTGGCTTCTTCGAACCCTAAACAAGAAGAAAAACTTTTGAATACTTGGATTCGAGATAATGAAAACGATCCCGTATATTTTTACGGAGAGCAACAACCAAGCGGTCATGTTGTAGACCCACGTTCGCAATCGGAAGATTTGGGAGATGATGCCATGTTAGCTTCAGAATATGGCCTGTTAAATTTAAAAAGAATTTTACCTCATATTATTGAGTGGACTGCCGAAGAAGGGGAAGATTATTACGAGGCTTCAAAATTATATAAAGCCATTATCGACCAATGGGAATTATATAACGGGCATGTAATGGCCAATATTGGAGGGGTGTATTTAAACAATGCCGTTTATAGCGATGGGAAAAAATCGTACGAAGCCGTGCCTTCCAAAATACAGCGAGAGGCTTTAGAGTATATTATCGATAATGCCATTAAACCACAAAAATGGCTGTTCTCTCCAGAGTTGTTTCATACAGTGTATGCTGTGCGTGATGCTCCTGATGGTCCCCGCTATTATTCGTCGTTGTCTATGTTAAGGTCGTCTCAGTTAAGGGTCATGCATAATTTATTAAAGACCGACCGATTAATGCGATTAGCCGAAAACGAACTATTAGAAAAACCACAAGGCTTTACATCAGAAAATATTTTTAATACACTTTACGAAAGTATATTCGACCGTACAATTAACGGGAAGTCTCTTTCGGTTTACGACCGCATGACTCAAAAAAACTATGTCGATGTGTTATGTTCGGGAAGTAACGAGTTATTGAAAAAATCTAAAAAGAAAAAAGAAAACATAAATACTAATTTTAAATATGTGCACTACAGTTATTTACCTAGAGCAACTGATGCTGCATCATTAAAGAGAGGCGCTTTAGTTAACATTTTACAGTTGTTAGAAAAAAAGAAAAACAAAGGAGATGTCATTACAAAGACCCACTACGCAGATTTAATTTATAGAATACAATACAACTTAAATAACTAA
- a CDS encoding LytR/AlgR family response regulator transcription factor has protein sequence MKVVIIEDEELAATSLEKLLLKSTYNIDVIAHLESVEEATEWLANNKCDIIFSDIHLGDGESFEIFENLQITVPIIFTTAFDRYAIKSFKYFAIDYLLKPYDAQKLDQAIKKYKDVVSLPEIYQQKMTNLFLEMNSIKKTAETQERFLINNGKQLISIESKEISFFRAQGKHLFLHDVNGDNYLYSDTILGLEQKLSHRDFFKVNRNYIIKHSAIKNIYEYSNNRLKIELHFALDKNEIILVSAKVKKKFKAWLSR, from the coding sequence ATGAAAGTTGTAATAATTGAAGATGAGGAGCTTGCCGCAACTTCTTTAGAGAAGTTATTGTTAAAAAGCACCTATAATATAGACGTCATTGCACATTTAGAAAGTGTTGAAGAAGCCACAGAATGGCTCGCAAATAATAAGTGTGATATTATTTTTAGCGATATTCATCTTGGAGATGGAGAAAGTTTCGAAATATTCGAAAATTTACAAATAACAGTACCTATTATTTTTACTACCGCATTCGACCGCTACGCAATTAAATCATTTAAATATTTTGCAATCGATTATCTTCTCAAGCCTTACGATGCCCAAAAATTAGACCAGGCCATTAAGAAATATAAAGATGTTGTATCGTTGCCCGAGATTTATCAGCAAAAAATGACCAATCTGTTTTTAGAAATGAATAGCATTAAAAAGACTGCCGAAACGCAAGAGCGGTTTTTAATTAATAATGGTAAACAGCTTATTTCTATAGAGAGTAAAGAGATTAGTTTTTTTAGAGCACAAGGCAAGCATTTATTTTTACACGATGTAAATGGGGATAATTATCTGTATTCGGATACCATTTTAGGGCTAGAACAAAAATTATCGCATCGCGATTTTTTTAAAGTGAATAGAAATTATATTATTAAGCACAGTGCCATTAAGAATATTTATGAGTACAGTAATAATCGCTTAAAAATTGAATTGCATTTTGCTTTAGATAAAAATGAAATTATTTTGGTGAGTGCAAAAGTTAAGAAGAAATTTAAAGCGTGGTTAAGCCGTTAA
- a CDS encoding SusC/RagA family TonB-linked outer membrane protein produces the protein MKKLGYLFIVIAILTSTVYAQEKKTVSGYIYDLNTGEPVVGASVYISSAIIGSTANTANQINGAMIGTTTDFDGNFTFQAFQDAANITVSSMGFETKVIDISRSSTNLVINLNSKNQELEEVLLTGYQKIEKRKVTSAFGKVKTEDIKQAGVSNIDQMLSGQIAGVVVQPTNGAPGAPAKIVIRGIATLNGSSDPLWVLDGIPLEGNDIPSDFTDKDNIDQLRSYAIGGLNPEDIESITILKDASATSIYGARAANGVIVITSKNGKKGPMRINFSANSFVTQRPDFDKLNLMNSNQKVDFELDLASRSDLIYQNDRGGVARILNSYGAYNNFVTNGFAAISLDAQNEINALRKINTNWGDALYQTALNQQYNLSISGGGEKNDYYFSTGFFDEIGATKGTGQKRFNLTIKNNFQVRDDLKIGVSLFGNINKSFSYITGIDANTNPSNYSRRANPYLQVLDVDGHYVYDPDLIERSDLNLKYNILEERRNTSYDLKYTGIKALFDATYNATKGLKLYTQLGLQIDDTKTERFGGEESYFTRKYRQRSQYLGAGGEYAYFLPDGGIIENTNTGFFQYNWKTTATYNTTFKEKHELDVLLGTEFRRNKSTNIGTRAFGFNAKTLLSVPITDERAVGNSAFDTYDKQFMENAYTSFFGTASYTYNRKYTLFGSLRYDGSNLFGVNKKYRYLPLWSLAGSWNITQEDFMDELEMVSDLKFRASYGVQGNIDKSTSPYVVGTYSTTSILPGQTEETIIANGAPNPDLRWEKTVSFNTGLDIGLFNSVIYINSDYYYRKSTDLIGFQSVPLESGYSFINTNWASISNKGFELAITSQNIRNKNFDWITSFNIAHNKNIVEQIEIREEDFKPSRKGYSVNAIFGIRTAGLDSNGLPLFWKNGNKVSAVDFFQLNEGTDGSQLTRQEHRDLYTYLGSGDPKLTGGITNKFRYKQFSLSIAANFNLKQLVQTTPAYDFVYAQPGTNYNTDILKAGTGSFPALIGSSSPGFETNAVYNWFARGDDGGDTYSDLDLWIDEISYIRINSIRLSYAFSNRLLNKLKMTDVRLNLEGRNLFVFGSNYDGYFDPETFGSRYAQPIPKVISLGLNITF, from the coding sequence ATGAAGAAATTAGGATATCTGTTCATAGTAATAGCCATTTTAACAAGCACTGTTTACGCACAAGAAAAGAAAACCGTTAGTGGGTATATATACGATTTAAATACCGGGGAACCCGTTGTAGGTGCTTCGGTTTATATTTCGTCGGCTATTATTGGAAGCACTGCAAATACAGCCAATCAAATTAATGGAGCCATGATTGGTACTACAACCGATTTTGATGGCAATTTTACATTCCAAGCATTTCAGGATGCTGCTAACATTACCGTGTCTTCCATGGGCTTTGAGACGAAAGTTATCGATATTTCTAGGTCAAGCACGAATCTCGTTATCAATCTAAATTCGAAAAATCAGGAATTAGAAGAAGTATTATTAACGGGATATCAAAAAATTGAAAAACGAAAGGTAACCTCTGCTTTCGGAAAAGTAAAGACAGAAGACATTAAACAAGCAGGAGTTTCTAATATCGATCAGATGCTTTCTGGACAAATTGCCGGAGTCGTTGTACAACCTACCAACGGAGCGCCTGGTGCACCGGCTAAAATTGTAATTAGAGGTATAGCCACTTTAAATGGGTCTTCAGATCCGTTATGGGTGTTAGATGGGATTCCTTTAGAAGGCAATGATATTCCATCAGATTTTACCGATAAAGACAATATTGATCAATTACGTTCGTATGCTATTGGAGGGCTTAATCCCGAAGATATTGAGAGCATTACTATTTTGAAGGATGCTTCAGCAACCTCTATTTATGGTGCAAGAGCTGCAAATGGCGTTATTGTTATTACTAGTAAAAATGGTAAAAAAGGACCTATGCGCATTAATTTTAGCGCCAATAGTTTTGTGACCCAAAGACCAGATTTCGATAAGTTAAACTTAATGAATTCGAACCAAAAGGTAGATTTTGAATTAGATCTAGCGAGTCGCTCCGACCTCATCTATCAAAACGACAGAGGCGGAGTTGCTCGTATTTTGAATAGCTATGGCGCATATAATAATTTTGTAACTAATGGCTTTGCTGCGATAAGTTTAGATGCACAAAACGAGATTAACGCGCTTAGAAAGATTAATACCAATTGGGGAGATGCCTTGTACCAAACGGCATTAAACCAACAATACAACTTGAGTATTTCTGGTGGTGGTGAGAAAAATGATTATTACTTTTCAACAGGATTTTTCGATGAAATTGGAGCTACTAAAGGCACTGGCCAAAAGCGTTTTAATTTGACCATAAAAAATAATTTTCAAGTGAGAGACGATTTAAAAATTGGCGTGTCTCTCTTTGGGAATATTAATAAGAGCTTTTCTTATATCACTGGAATTGATGCTAATACAAACCCTTCAAATTATTCTCGTAGAGCAAATCCTTATTTACAGGTTTTGGACGTCGACGGTCATTATGTTTATGACCCCGATTTAATAGAGCGATCGGATTTAAATTTGAAATATAATATTTTAGAAGAGCGTCGCAATACCAGTTATGATCTTAAATATACTGGGATAAAAGCCCTATTCGATGCGACGTATAATGCTACAAAAGGACTGAAACTTTACACCCAATTAGGGCTTCAAATTGACGATACCAAAACAGAGCGTTTTGGTGGTGAGGAAAGCTATTTTACTAGAAAATACAGACAGCGTTCACAATATTTGGGTGCTGGTGGTGAGTATGCTTACTTCTTACCTGATGGAGGCATTATAGAAAACACTAATACCGGTTTTTTTCAGTATAACTGGAAAACAACAGCGACCTACAATACAACATTCAAAGAAAAACACGAACTCGATGTGCTTTTAGGAACCGAGTTTAGACGCAATAAAAGTACTAACATCGGTACAAGAGCATTTGGTTTTAATGCTAAGACACTCTTGTCTGTGCCAATTACCGACGAAAGAGCGGTAGGTAATTCTGCTTTCGATACTTACGATAAGCAGTTTATGGAAAATGCCTATACCTCTTTTTTCGGAACTGCATCTTATACCTATAATAGAAAATACACGCTTTTTGGAAGCTTGCGTTATGACGGTTCTAATTTGTTTGGTGTCAACAAAAAATACAGGTATTTACCTTTGTGGTCTCTTGCAGGGTCTTGGAATATAACTCAAGAAGATTTTATGGATGAACTAGAAATGGTATCCGATTTAAAGTTCAGAGCGTCTTACGGTGTGCAAGGAAATATTGATAAATCGACCTCTCCTTATGTGGTGGGAACTTATTCTACTACAAGTATTTTACCTGGACAAACAGAAGAAACAATTATAGCAAATGGTGCTCCTAATCCAGATTTGCGATGGGAAAAAACGGTATCATTTAATACAGGCCTAGATATCGGGTTATTTAACAGCGTCATTTATATAAACAGTGATTATTATTATCGAAAAAGTACCGATTTAATCGGGTTTCAGTCGGTGCCTTTAGAGTCGGGATATAGCTTTATAAACACTAATTGGGCGTCTATAAGTAACAAAGGATTCGAATTGGCCATAACGAGCCAAAATATCCGGAACAAAAATTTTGATTGGATCACAAGTTTCAATATTGCACACAATAAGAATATTGTGGAACAGATTGAAATTAGAGAAGAAGACTTTAAACCTTCAAGAAAAGGATATTCTGTCAATGCCATTTTTGGCATTCGAACTGCGGGATTAGATAGTAATGGCTTGCCATTATTTTGGAAAAATGGCAATAAGGTATCGGCCGTAGATTTCTTTCAGTTAAACGAAGGTACCGATGGTAGTCAGCTCACACGTCAAGAACATCGCGATTTGTATACTTACTTAGGGAGCGGTGATCCAAAACTCACTGGTGGTATTACTAATAAATTTAGGTATAAGCAATTTTCTTTAAGTATTGCAGCTAATTTTAATTTGAAGCAATTGGTGCAAACCACACCTGCTTACGATTTTGTATACGCCCAACCTGGCACTAATTATAACACCGATATTTTAAAAGCCGGCACTGGAAGTTTTCCTGCGCTTATAGGATCAAGTAGTCCAGGTTTCGAGACTAATGCTGTTTATAATTGGTTTGCTCGAGGTGACGATGGCGGTGATACATATAGCGATCTAGATCTTTGGATTGACGAAATTTCTTATATCAGAATTAATAGCATTCGGTTAAGTTATGCCTTC